A genome region from Candidatus Eisenbacteria bacterium includes the following:
- a CDS encoding septal ring lytic transglycosylase RlpA family protein, giving the protein MRVSRSIGANSRHSRFGAIVALALVLHGCAGSRPPIEPLPGAAEVGEASYYARHFQGRRTANGERFDQAELTAAHRTLPFGTRVKVTNLANGASVFLRINDRGPFRRGRVIDVSRRAARELGFLREGVTRVRVEVMPDPP; this is encoded by the coding sequence ATGCGCGTGTCGCGTTCGATCGGAGCGAACTCCCGGCATTCAAGATTCGGCGCGATCGTTGCCCTGGCCCTCGTCCTTCACGGCTGCGCCGGTTCGCGTCCTCCGATCGAGCCGCTGCCGGGTGCTGCCGAGGTCGGCGAGGCTTCGTACTACGCGCGACACTTCCAGGGTCGCCGCACCGCGAACGGGGAGCGCTTCGATCAGGCCGAGCTGACCGCGGCGCATCGCACGCTGCCGTTCGGCACCCGCGTCAAGGTCACGAACCTTGCGAATGGCGCGAGCGTGTTCCTGCGCATCAACGATCGCGGACCGTTTCGCCGCGGACGCGTGATCGACGTGTCGCGGCGCGCGGCCCGCGAACTCGGCTTCCTGCGAGAGGGCGTGACGCGCGTCCGGGTCGAGGTGATGCCCGACCCGCCGTAG